The following DNA comes from Capsicum annuum cultivar UCD-10X-F1 chromosome 7, UCD10Xv1.1, whole genome shotgun sequence.
cttcaaaaatgacgggtgcatgtcggatcctccaaaagtagtgcatttctGGAGGATCCGACATGGGTGCAGTAacttttttgaagagtccaaacAACATAGAGCCAAAGTACTCTTTACAAACTATAAAGTCCATTAGGAGATGCACATTGCTTTTACTTCTTCTTTCTTATCTAATGCATTTTGGTTTGCTgttttatgtaatatttttcCAAAGATTTTTGCCAACAAAGAGGAACAGAAGAATGAAGGAAATAAAAGAGGCTGTCCACGCCTCAATTAGAGGTATTATTGATAAAAGAGTGAAGACAATGAAAGCAGGGGACGCCAATAATGAGGATCTATTAGGTATATTGCTTGAATCAAATTTTAAAGAAATTGAACAGCATGGGAACAAGGATTTTGGAATGAGCATTGAAGAAGTGATCGAAGAATGtaagttattttattttgctGGCCAAGAAACTACGTCAGTGTTGCTCCTATGGACTATGGTATTGTTGAGTAAGTATCAAGTTTGGCAGACCCAGGCCAGAGAAGAAGTGTTGCAAGTGTTTGGGAATCGGGAACCAGATTTTGATGGATTAAATCGTCTAAAAGTTGTGAGTATTTCAGTTTTGCTGATTCAATTCATGTGCCATGAGTTTCTACTCTTATTGTTAGTTGTTACTGTCATTGCTTGagtttttgaatatgaaaaggtCTGAGCTTTGTGACACTAATGTTTGATAGTGGACTAGAAGATGCCATGAAGAGGGGGTGGGGGGCACTTGTGAGTTTCTTTCGATAATCATGGGGTGAAACTTGAATTCGGGATTTCTGCTCAGTTTGACTCTATGTTGAATTGTGTGACCTTCTCATCGCCGAGTTTAAGCTATTCAAGACTTATGTCTTCAACAGCAGGATTGTCTCATTTCCAGAACTTCTCTCTATGTAGGAATTAGTTTAAGCCACAAAAATTTATGAAGCTCGGCAAAGTAGCCCCATAAATTCGAGATAAAGGTTGTCTCCTCACAATGGAGGTCCCGGTGACTATGTTTGGGCGAGTGTAAACAAAAACCACATGTCTCAGCAAAGTTGTAAGACCATGTACATATTGGGGCTGACATCTGCCCAGTATGGAAGATTAAGAAAGTTGGCGACCTGATCATAGGGAGCAGTTAACCAAAGCACGGTGGCTGTAACTGTAATGTTAAGTTTCTACGCGTCTTATTCTTAAACTGAAGGAGAAGCACTTTTGTTGCAGGTAACAATGATCTTGTACGAGTCATTACGGCTATATCCCCCATTAACAACACTTACCCGGGATGTGAATGAAGACATTGTATTAGGAGAATTGTCTCTGCCAGCTGGTATACTAATCTCTTTGCCAGTGATTTTATTGCATCATGATAAAGAGATATGGGGTGAAGATGCAAGTAAGTTCAATCCAGAGAGATTCAAAGAAGGACTATCAAGTGCTACTAAGGGTCAAGTTACCTACTTTCCATTTTCCTGGGGTCCGAGAATATGCATTGGACAAAACTTTGCCATGTTGGAGGCAAAGATGGCTTTGTCTATGATCCTACAGAGCTTCTCTTTTGAACTTTCCCCATCATATGCACATGCCCCTCAGTCCATAGTAACCATGCAGCCTCAGTATGGTGCTCCACTTATTTTCCACAAATTATAATTTGGTATTTTGTGAGAGGTGTCTTGTAATGGAACATGCAATGACACTCGTGCTCGTCTTGGACCTGGCCATGCCCTTTTTGGCTGGCCGGGCTCATGTGATGCCGGCGTCAATGAGGAATGCCCACTTGTaggatttcactgggtatgttattgtctTTTAACGTATAGAAGTTGATATAGTTTATCAATGTCTAGCTAtgtaaaaatacttttaaagatGGTCCAATGAATATAACAAATCCCAGCAGCAGCATGGGATCTTGATTACTCATTCCTCGAATCATTTCTCCAAGTCCACTGAGGGTGGTTCGGTACGAAGAAAAGTACTTTTTATCGAAAATGTTATGTCGGAAGTgttctttcaagaaaaatattgttttttagtaCTTTTTTTTAATGTTCCGCATATAAGcagaaaatattattcaaaaaatatatataatttagacaaatattATGGAAGGTGATGTAGGGGTAAATCTACAGTAGCCGGTGGGGGTTCCCGAAAATCTCCACCCGCTACCCTAAGGCTTATAATTACATTAGAAAAATTCTTaatagatttaaatattaatagGTGGAAATTCGTAATAAAGTAGTGGGATAACTTAGTGGTAGGAGCGGCACACCTGAGATGTTGTTGATTGTGAGTTCGAACTCCTGTTACTTGTGGAATTTGTTTTTCTACTTATAGTAGGGTGGTCATTTTCTcacttaagaaaaaatatttcaaaaatatttgactaatcaaacatgagaaaattaaaaaaaataaaaaaataccccgAACATTTTCTGAGATTATAAATCAATCAATTAGGTACTATGGAAAAGGAGATTGCAAAGTAAGTAAAAGTGAATggtgtagaaaataaaataaaatgagagcCAATTATGGTGTCTTAGgattataaaaaaatgaaagcCCAAAAGgcatcgatagacactcaaacttgttgctaAAATTTAtttagacacctaaactaaggtctgttcctatcaggcccctaaacccTCCACATTTTGTTTCAATTGGACATTTTTTGTCTACATGGCACTGCGCGTGCAATGCACTTGCTGTAGGCGCgtgaggaatttttttttactaaattacgAATTAAAATGTGCCAAGTGACACTGAGGGGccccaaaaatattaattagaaaatttatagttaaattatttattaatatgatttttaattattataatttcttaattcttttttttaaaaaaagcaccccacccccctatgtcatcttcttcacaacatcccaccccaccccaccccctgcGTCTTCAACCCCAACCCACCCCATCCCACCCCTCTATGTCATCTTCTTCACAACACCCCCACACCACCCCCTGCGTCTTCAACCCCACCCCACTCCACCCCCTGCGTCTTCAACCCCACCCCACTCCACTCCTATGTCTTCTTCACAACACCTCACCCCACTCTATTCCCTGCGCCTTCAACCCCACCCCATCCCTAGAAGATCAACAGTAGTTAATGCAAGCTCCAACATAGAAGCAGAACAAAAATTCATATAACATCAAAAACAAATCTCAAGATCCATCCTCGTTCTTCATTCAGGAGTATCAGATCGGAGGACTGTAAAAAGAATAGCAGAAGTATTTGTTAGAAGACCGAAGATGCAGCTTTTGCCATGacaataagataaaaattatgcaatcaatatatatatatatatatatatataaaggagaactTTAGTCAATTCTATGTGACATATCTTAGAGGCCTCCAATGCTATGTatcttttttgtggtttttttgaactttttttacttttttcaattaATCAATCAATTTTCTTAATAATCAAAATGAATGGATCAATTATTActccttcatttatttttattttttaatataaaaatttaatatttctttaccATTACTCTCATGACCTTTGATGTTcataactcctaaattatattaatagttATGTTCATGATATCTTTGATATTCCATATTATTGTCTTATAAATAGAAGTATTGTAAGTCTTCTTTCCTCCATCATCAAAATTAAGGATATTTCATtcactatatattttttgaactttcatacattcttttaaaaaaaatcatttgtatACCTTCTAAAATGTCctccttattattttcttttgggtATGCTAttgcttctttttcttctacATGTATTGTTCCTTGACTTTTTAATTGATTTGCTAAACTCATACATGAGATTACATtaaatttgttgttattgttatcttatATTGTTTGCAACTTTTAAGCAAGAACATGTAtaatttaaatctattttcttataatattttcataatataataatttttgtgatgtattattttttattgggaTAAGAAGAAGATCAAATAGTGAACGAATAAAGTAAAGATGAAATGATGACTATGTAAAGATTTAAGGAGAAGGACATAAAAACCACTTGAGATGAatacctttattttttaaaataatatatattcttTTTGCTTTCTCTAAATAGTTTAGATTACTACATAGtttgtttacttttatttgtcgttatactaaaaatagatataaagaagaaatatagatAAGATGGTGTggccttaatttttttattttcttacataATCTACCAAATAAATAGAttattaaaaatttcataaaataaatcaaaatcatcctTAAAATAGATCTTTTGCAATAGAACCCAATTCACCATTTGCTTGAGACAATCCACATAACAGAAATTAATGTAACATAATCTTAATagtaattaatttctttttatgtattATGCAGTTGTAACTGTAAAATTAATAtcaatgagaaaaataaataaaaaaagtgaaggcaataaagaataaataataataatgaatgatTAGAGTAGTAACGAAAAAGAGAAATGacctccttttattttttctcttttatatgACTATAGTTGTACACACATATTTCATTATGTtaagttataattaaattttgtcaatttttattgtgatactttttgtattttagaaacgTAATGACGATAAAAATAGGATGATAGATAACACAAAATAGAATGTTGAAAAAGAGAAATgaccttcttttattttttgctttctttcataaCTATAGATGTACACACATATTTCATTATGTTAAGTTGTGAttagattttataaatttttattgtgatattttttgCAACAGTCTGAAATGAACTTTATATGCTTGatgttattattttttgcatGTTAGTGCATTCCTAATTTCTAAATTCGATATTGAGGTTAAAAATTATCATTAGAAGCAATTTGAAGAAcgaaaatttaataatttcaagAACTTCGAGAGTTTTTGAACTAatttattttacgtgtttttaacttttaagctccttttttatttttatttttttggtgtttgaagaaaaaatttatttttaaatatttacttttaggtcatcaaagtataaaaataacctaaaagttaaaaaaaatgaatatgtcCAACTTATCACTATAGCACTTCGCTTAATggctattaaaaaaataattcccaTCACCCTATTTGTTCAagcattaaatttaaaaaatgacaataaaataGAGTTTTAGGGGTCGGGCCGGGCATTAtcgaggggattggtg
Coding sequences within:
- the LOC107878598 gene encoding cytochrome P450 CYP72A219, which codes for MDKIQIIVTVCRAAIAIALFVCLWKVLNWIWFRPKKLEKLLRKQGLKGNSYRILYGDMKDSSRMSEEAYSKPMNLSDDDLRPRMLPFFLETIKKYGKKSFIWMGPRPQVLIMDPELIKEVFSKIYLYQKPHGNPLTALLVRGVAAYEEDKWAKHRKIINPAFHLEKLKHMLPAFYLSCSEMLSKWEDVVSVDVSHTIDVWPHLQQLTCDVISRTAFGSSYEEGRKIFELQKEQAQHFMDAVRSVYIPGWRFLPTKRNRRMKEIKEAVHASIRGIIDKRVKTMKAGDANNEDLLGILLESNFKEIEQHGNKDFGMSIEEVIEECKLFYFAGQETTSVLLLWTMVLLSKYQVWQTQAREEVLQVFGNREPDFDGLNRLKVVTMILYESLRLYPPLTTLTRDVNEDIVLGELSLPAGILISLPVILLHHDKEIWGEDASKFNPERFKEGLSSATKGQVTYFPFSWGPRICIGQNFAMLEAKMALSMILQSFSFELSPSYAHAPQSIVTMQPQYGAPLIFHKL